A single window of Blochmannia endosymbiont of Camponotus nipponensis DNA harbors:
- the plsX gene encoding phosphate acyltransferase PlsX, with product MGGDFGPVVTVPASLQALSLYPKLELLLVGDSDVISPLLETSKSVCLDRLTVVPAKAVIRGDVRLAQAIRASRGTSMRVALELIQSGRAQACVSAGNTGVLMGLSKLVLKSINGIVRPALTTLLPHQKQGKTVILDLGANISCDGAMLVQFAIMGSVLSEQILGISNPRVALLNIGSEETKGLDNIRSASEILHTISSIHYVGYIEANDLLMGKTDVLVCDGFIGNITLKTMEGVMRVILSILQSSSGQRNKFNWMMKSINFWISKYLFNQLNQFNPDWYNGAHLVGLRSTVIKSHGAANQRAFTAAIIQAIRAVERKVPEKISNRLSVVLSKNNN from the coding sequence ATGGGTGGAGATTTTGGTCCAGTTGTAACAGTACCTGCTTCTTTACAGGCATTATCTTTATACCCAAAACTCGAATTGTTGCTTGTTGGAGACTCTGATGTCATTTCACCTCTTTTAGAGACATCAAAATCTGTATGTCTAGATAGATTAACTGTTGTTCCAGCAAAAGCGGTAATTAGAGGGGATGTTAGACTTGCTCAGGCTATTAGAGCAAGTCGAGGCACTTCGATGCGTGTAGCTTTAGAACTTATTCAATCCGGACGCGCTCAAGCTTGCGTTAGCGCAGGAAATACGGGCGTTCTCATGGGTTTATCTAAATTAGTACTCAAGTCCATAAATGGTATTGTACGCCCTGCTTTAACAACGTTGCTACCACATCAAAAACAGGGAAAAACTGTTATATTAGATTTAGGAGCTAATATTTCATGTGATGGTGCAATGTTAGTACAATTTGCAATCATGGGTTCGGTATTGTCAGAACAAATTTTAGGTATAAGTAATCCAAGAGTAGCATTATTAAACATTGGATCAGAAGAAACTAAAGGTTTAGATAACATTCGTAGTGCTTCAGAGATATTACATACTATTTCATCAATTCATTATGTTGGTTACATTGAGGCGAATGATTTATTAATGGGAAAAACAGATGTCTTAGTTTGTGATGGGTTTATTGGCAATATTACCTTAAAAACCATGGAAGGAGTTATGAGAGTAATTCTGTCGATATTACAATCATCATCAGGGCAAAGAAATAAATTTAATTGGATGATGAAAAGTATTAATTTTTGGATAAGTAAATATTTATTTAATCAACTCAATCAATTCAATCCAGATTGGTATAATGGAGCTCATTTGGTAGGTTTACGTAGTACGGTAATAAAAAGCCATGGCGCAGCTAATCAACGTGCATTTACTGCTGCTATTATACAGGCGATTCGTGCTGTGGAACGAAAAGTGCCAGAAAAAATTTCTAATCGATTAAGTGTAGTGTTATCTAAAAATAATAATTGA
- the rluC gene encoding 23S rRNA pseudouridine(955/2504/2580) synthase RluC yields MKEHNTQIHLIRISSNFSGQRIDNFLYTYLKVVPKSMIYRIIRTGAIRVNKKRIQFQYKLQVGDVLRIPPVKGIKVNRFNTKYMKEIAFLEKIIIHEDDYLLALNKPTGIAVHGGSGLKFGVIEGLRALRPKAQFLELVHRLDRDTSGVLLVAKKRTVLVQLHEQLRLKNMKKEYLALVHGVWNANIQIVSVPLLKKNISLYDNRTIYIDSDKGKFSTTYFYIKERFANIATLLTIKPITGRTHQIRVHTQHASHPIIGDDVYGDDQVNVQFKQFGFNRLFLHAYMLCFTHPNTRKKFHIYAPLGQSFYNCLFFLRNLIINNYNGALEYMRKM; encoded by the coding sequence ATGAAAGAACATAATACTCAAATACATTTAATTAGAATTTCTTCAAATTTTTCTGGTCAAAGGATTGATAATTTTTTATATACCTATTTAAAAGTAGTCCCTAAATCTATGATTTATAGAATTATACGAACTGGTGCAATACGTGTTAATAAAAAAAGAATCCAATTTCAATATAAGTTACAAGTAGGAGATGTGTTAAGAATTCCTCCAGTAAAGGGAATAAAAGTAAATAGATTTAATACGAAATATATGAAGGAAATTGCATTTTTAGAAAAAATCATAATTCATGAAGATGATTATTTGTTAGCACTGAATAAGCCGACTGGTATTGCTGTACATGGAGGAAGTGGTCTTAAATTTGGTGTTATTGAAGGATTACGAGCACTGCGTCCTAAAGCACAGTTTTTAGAATTAGTTCATCGTTTAGATCGAGATACTTCTGGTGTGCTGTTAGTGGCTAAAAAACGTACTGTTTTAGTGCAATTACATGAACAATTACGTCTAAAAAATATGAAAAAAGAATATTTGGCTTTAGTACATGGAGTATGGAATGCAAATATACAAATAGTATCTGTGCCATTGTTAAAAAAGAATATTTCGTTGTATGACAATAGAACTATTTATATAGATTCAGATAAGGGAAAATTTTCTACGACTTATTTTTACATTAAAGAACGATTTGCTAACATAGCAACCTTGCTTACAATTAAACCTATCACCGGGCGTACACATCAGATTAGAGTGCATACTCAGCATGCTAGTCATCCTATTATAGGAGACGATGTATATGGTGATGATCAAGTTAATGTTCAATTTAAACAATTTGGATTTAATCGATTGTTTTTACATGCTTACATGTTATGTTTTACACACCCAAATACAAGAAAAAAATTCCATATATATGCACCGTTGGGACAGTCATTTTATAATTGCTTATTTTTTTTAAGAAATTTAATTATAAATAACTATAATGGTGCATTAGAGTATATGAGAAAAATGTAG
- the rpmF gene encoding 50S ribosomal protein L32: MAVQQNKSTRSTRGMRRAHHALRLTTISIDRISGETHRRHCITFDGFYRGRKMIEK; this comes from the coding sequence ATGGCCGTACAGCAAAATAAGTCTACTCGTTCTACAAGAGGAATGCGTCGTGCTCATCATGCACTGCGCCTAACTACTATATCAATAGATCGAATATCTGGAGAAACACACCGAAGGCATTGTATTACTTTTGATGGCTTTTATCGCGGACGAAAAATGATTGAGAAGTAA